Genomic segment of Patescibacteria group bacterium:
TGCTTCTTATGGTAGAGCGGATAAAAAACAAGTTCAGGATATGGTAAAAATATTATTAAATTTAAAAGAAATTCCCAAACCAGACGACGCTGCTGACGCTTTAGCAGTCGCTATCTGTTGCGCAAGCAGTTTGAAAGCAGAAAGTCTGTAAAATTGGAAGTTAGAATAAATTGTAATTACCAATCGATTTGGTAATATTTAATGGCTTAAAAAAAATTTAAAATTGTTAAATATGTTAATAGACACTCACACCCATACAAATTTTAAAGATTTTAAAGATGATTATAAAAATGTTATTGGCAGATCATTAGAAAATAATACTTTGTTGATAAATATTGGATCGCAAATCAGCACATCAGAAAGAGCAATTAAAATCGCTAATGAATATAATAAAGGTGTTTACGCGACAGTTGGATTACATCCAATACATTTGCAGGATTTTTATGTTAGCGAGGGGGATATGCAGTTTAAAAGCAGAAAAGAAAATTTTAATTATGATAGTTATAAAAAATTAGCTGAAAATAAAAAAGTTGTCGCGATTGGCGAAATCGGCTTGGATTATTTTCATATAAAAGACAGGGCAGTTGATGAAATAGACGATAAGCAAGAAGAAAAAATTAAAAAACAACAAAAAGAAATTTTTATAAAACAATTTAAGTTAGCGCAAGATTTGGGTTTGCCTGTGATGATTCATTGCCGCGACGCGCATAATGATCTGATAGAAATTTTGCGAAAATTAAAAATAGATTATCCTAAGGCGAAAGGAGTTATCCATTGTTTTAATCAAGATTTGATTATTGCTAAAAAATATTTTGATTTGGATTTTTTAATTTCTTTTACAGGAATTATTACTTTTGCAAAAGGATTTGATTGGATAAAAGATATTCCAGAAGATAGATTTATGGTAGAAACGGACGCTCCATATTTAACTCCGAATCCTCATCGTGGAGAAAGAAACGAGCCAGTTTATGTAAAATATATTGCAAAGAAAATTGCTGAAATTAGAAATGCAAGTTTTGAAAAAATAGCAAAAATAACAACTAAAAACGCTAAAAATTTTTTTCAAATTTAATAATTTAAAAATGGAGCAAGAAAAAACAAAAATATATATTGTAGCAACTCCAATCGGCAATTTAGAAGATGTAACTTTTAGAGCTGTTAAAATTTTAAAACAGGTTGATTTTATTTTGTGCGAAGACACCAGAATAGCAAAACGGCTTTTAAATAATTATGAAATTAACACTCCAACTATTAGTTATCATCATCATTCTGGAAAGTCTAAAATAGATAGTATAATAAAATTAATCAATCAGAAAAGAGATTTGGCTTTAGTAACTGACGCAGGCACTCCTGGAATTTCAGATCCAGGAAATGAATTAATAGGAGAGATTTATAAAATGTCGTTAGATGTTTTAATAATTCCGATTCCTGGCTCGTCAGCAATTTTAACTTTAGCGTCTGTTGCTGGAATTAATATGCAAAAATTTATTTTTTTAGGATTTCCTCCACATAAAAAAGGCAGAGAGAAATTTTTTAAACAAGTCGCAAATAGCAAAATTCCAGTGATTTATTATGAATCCCCATATCGTGTATTAAAAAATTTAGAATTGTTGCAGAAGTTTTGTGATAAAAAAGTAATAATCGGAAGAGAGATGACGAAAATATTTGAAGAGATTGTCAGAGGCGAAATAAGCGATGTTTTAAAATATTTTAAAAATAAAAAAATAAAAGGCGAATTTACTATAATAATACACTAATTTTAACTAATATTTTATGAAGTTTTATGTCACAACTCCGATATTTTATATTAACGCAAAACCGCATATCGGCCACGCTTACACAACTATAGCGGCTGATGTTTTGGCTCGCTATCATAAAATAATTGGAGATAAGACATTTTTTTTAACTGGCGTTGACGAGCATGGCGCAAGTATTGAAAAAAAAGCTAAAAAAGCTAATCTTGATCCTAAAAAGTTTGCTGATAAAATTTCAGCTGAATTTCAATTAACATGGGATGAATTAGATATTTCAAATGATTTTTTTATTCGCACAACAGAAGCAAAACATAAAAAAACTGTTCAGAACGCTTTACAATATTTGTATGATAATGGAGATATTTATTTAGGGAAGTACGAGGGGCTTTATTGTAAAGGATGCGAGCAATACAAAAGCGAAAAAGATTTAATTGATGGAAAATGCCCTGATCATCAAAAAAATCCAGAAAAAATTAGCGAGGAGTGTTATATGTTTAAAATGTCAGCTTATCAGGATAAATTGTTAGAACTGATTAAAACTGATAAACTAAAAATTAGGCCGATTGAACGCAAGAATGAGATTTTAAATTTTTACAAAGACGGATTAAAGGATATTTCTTTTTCTCGCAAAAATGTGAAATGGGGGATTCAGCTTCCTTGGGATAAAAGCCAGACTGTTTATGTTTGGGCAGACGCTTTTTTAAATTATCTAACAGGCTTGGGATGGGATGGAAATTTAAAAAAAATTCCAGAAATGTGGCCAGCTGATATTCATTTAATGAGCAAGGATATTTTGCGTGTTCATTCAACAATTTGGTTGGCAATGCTTTTGGCCTTAGATTTGCCATTGCCAAAGCAATTATTTATTCACGGTTATTTTTTAATAGATGGGCAAAAAATGAGTAAGTCAATTGGAAATGTGATTGCGCCAAAAGATTTAGTTAAAAAATACGGGGTTGACGGAACAAGGTATTTACTTATGAGCGCTACGCCATTTGGACATGATGGAGATGTTGGCTTGAAAAAATTTGATGAAAAATATAATGCTGACTTGGCAAATGGTTTAGGAAATTTAGTGGCGCGATCAATAACGCTTGTTGAAAAAATGCAAGATGTCGGAATAAAAATGCAAAACATAAATAAAAAATTACAAATTACAAATTCCAAATCACAAATAAATCCCAAATTACAAATTTCAAATTATAAAATTGATAAATCGTGGAAAAATTACATGGATAGTTTAAAAAATTTGCAAATAGATAAAGCAATCGATACTTTTAAAAGCGAGATTAAAATTTTAGATAATTATATTACTTCTACTAAACCGTGGGAGATGATTAAAAATAAAGATGAACAAGTCAAAGTTATAATGTATTTTATTTTAGAAAAATTACGGCATATCGCGTGGATGCTTTTGCCGTTTATGCCTGATACTGCTGAAAAAATTTGGGAAAGTTTAGGATTAGATATTACAGAAGAAAAAGAAAAAAAATTTTCAAAAGCTACAAAATGGGGCGGATTAAATCCAAAAACAAAAATTAAAAAAAGTAAACCATTATTTCCAAGAATTAATTAGTTATTATATAAACAAAAATAAAAAATTTCATTGATAAAATTACGATTTTTTTATTTTGTTTAAAAAAAGAAATATGCTTAAAATCAAAAAAAGTCATTTTTTTATGACAGTAGGATTGATTTGTTCTTTTGTTTTTATGTTTAATTTTGTTTTTGCTTGCGACACTTGCGATGACAATAGCGACAGCAACGATAGTAGTGTTGTTGATTCTATTATTTTTTCAGGAGATAACGCCAATGTTAAATGGACTGTTAATGGGTATTCTAATAAGGGATTTAAAGTTGTTTGGTCAAAAAATCCAAATCCAACTTATCCAACAAGAAGCGGAGATAAATATCATTATCACTCCAGTTTGAATAAAGATTCTGACACCTTAACGGCATTTGACGGGAATGGAATTTATTACGCGCGCGTATGCGAATATTTAGGTGGTAAATGCGGAGTCTATAGTAACGAAATAGTAATTGAATTATCTGATTCATCAAATAATAATAAGGAAGAAACAACAACTAATAATCCAGTTGTATCTATTAAACTAAGAGTTGAAGGAATAAAAATAAAATGGAAAACTAATGGTTATTCCGCTAAAGGCTTTAAGATTTCTTGGTCAAAAAATCCAAATCCAACTTATCCAACAAGAAGCGGAGATAAATATCATTATTATTCAAGCCCAAGCCAGTCAAGCGACACATTAAACGCTTTTAACGGCGATGGAATTTATTATGTCAGAGTCTGTGAATATTTAGGAGGTGTTTGTCGTATTTATAGCAATGAAGTAACTATTAATTTGCAAAAAGACGAAGAAATAAAAAAAATTGAAAATAATAGTAAATTATTAGCTGAAAATAAATTAGATGATATTTTAGCTGAATTAAAAGAATTAAGAAATTTAGTAAGAGAACAGCAAGATCAAATTAAATATTTGCGCTCTTTAGTTGACGATATGAATCAAATCACAAGTGGTATGCGGTCAGCAATTAATAACTTTATTTCTTACGGAGTTGACGAAAATACTAAATGGCTGGGCGCTGGAGAAAGAGCAGCGGTAATTTATTCTTATAAAAGTGCTTTTGGAAGATTGCCTTCCACAGAAGAAGATTTAACAGATACAATAAAGATTGCTAATGGACGATGGCCAAGCGCTGTTAGCGAGGAAGCATTAGAACGCGCTAAAGAAAAATTTAAAGTTATTTATTTACGCGAAGCAGATACTAATAATTTTAAAGATGACGCGGCAGTTACAATTATGGCTTATGGATTAAGACAAAGATCGGAAAATAGAAATTTGAATTCAGAAAGAAATGGTTTGAAAATTTTCCAATCAATTTTTGGGCACTTGCCGGAAACAACAGAAGATTGGAATGCTCTTCAATCAATTACTTATTCAGGATCAACAAGATAAAATATAAAATAAATTTATGATAATTTTTGATGTTATATTATTAATAATTTTAACTGTTTTTGTTGTCTGGGGATTATTTGCCGGATTTATTGAAGCGCTTGGGTCTTTAGTTGGAATTGTTTTAGGCATAATAGTTGCTGGAAAGTATTATATTGTTTTTTTTGGATGGTTTGATTGTTTTTTGCCTTTAGGAGACAGAACATTAAAAGTAATTGCTTTTTTAATAATTTTTATTTTAACAGCCAAGTTAGTCGGATTGTTGTTTTTCATAATAGACAAAATTTTTAAGTTGATTTCTATTATTCCTTTTTTAAAAACAATCAATCGTTTGTTAGGCGCGATTTTAGGATTAGCTGAGGGAGTTTTTATTGCGGGAGGATGTGTTTATATAATTAGCAAATATCCTATAAATTTATGGTTTGAAAATTCTTTACTGAATTCAAAATTATCTCCAATATTGTTAAAATTTTTTCATCCGCTTGTCGCGCTTTTGCCTAAAATTTTACAGGAGATAAAAAGTTTGATATAATAATTTTAACCACTCATTTAATAATTAGGAAAATATGAAATGGCATATAATATCTAAATTTGGTTTAATAGGCGCGGTTATATATATAATAATATGCGCTGGTTTTTTTATTTTCGCAACTAAATTTTGCGCTATTTTATATGATGGCTGGGGCGGCTTGGCATGTGCGTATTCAATACTTATTCCAGCAATGCCATGGATTTTATGGTGGGACAAATTATTATACTCATTTTTAATTAATTTAGTTATTTTTTATATCATTGGAACAAGCATTGAAAGGTTAATCATAAAAAAAAGAAAATCAGATTTTCAAAAACCTACTTTTTAAATTTAACCATATTTATTTTAGAAGGTTGACAAGGATATTAATAATCATTTAAAAATTAAAATATTAAAAATTATTTTTTATGCTTAGAATTAACAAAGATATTTGCATTGGATGCGGGACTTGCGAGAGCCTTTGTCCCGAAGTTTTTGAAATGAACGACGCTGACAAAGCAAAAGTAAAACCAAAAGCGCCAAATGGAATAAGCTGTATTCAAGAAGCAATTGATTCTTGTCCAGTGCAGGCAATTAGTAAATAATTTTGAATTACAAAATTATCAAAATGTCATTTCGACTGAGTCGAAGGCAAATGGAGGGTTTGTCGTTGCCTGTCCCGCAGAATTGCGGGGAGCGTAGCCGAATGGGAATCTTTTAATCTAAAGATTCTTTCCCGCCGTATGGCGGGATTTCACTCGCTCAGAATGACATTAATATTATATTTAGGATTAAAAAATAATATGTTTAAAGCTAAATATGACATTATAACAATTGGCGGGGTAACCAGAGATTTTTTTGTTTTAACTGAAAAAGGCGTAATATTGAGCAAAAAAAATATAGTTGCGAAAAAATTTTTGTCTTTTGAATTAGGATCTAAAATTTACGCGCAAAGTTTACGATCAAGCTTAGGTGGGGGTGCCTGTAATACAGCTGTTGGATTTTCAAAATTAGGGCTGAAAACTTCAATTAAAATTTGCGTTAATGAAAAAGAAGAAGGCGACTGGATTAAACAAAAATTAAAAGAGAAAAAAGTAGATATCAGCCAAGTTGTTAATACTAACAAAGAAGCTTCAGGATTTTCTTTCATAATTATTGATAGCGGAATTAAAAGCAAGGAGCATATTATTTTTTCTTGCAGAGGCGCTAACAAATATCTTAAAATAAATCCAAAAGAAAAATTTAACACAAAATGGTTTTACCTTTCCTCTTTTTCCGGCGATAATTGGCAATCACAATTAAAAAATATTAATCAAATAATAAAAAATCAAAATATAAAATTAGCTTTTAATCCAGGTCGCAGGCAAATAAACGAAGGAATTTCAAAATTAAAATTTATTTTAAAAAATACGCAAGTTTTGATATTGAATAGAGAAGAAGCAATAGAATTAATTTTGTTAAAACATTATTATAGCCAAGCTCCACATATTAAATTATTGTTAAAAGAGCTATATGTTTATTCTCCAAACTTAATTATTATTACAGACGGAACTAACGGCGTTTACGCTTATGACGGAAAAAAATTTTATAAGCAAAAAAGTTTAAAAGTAAAAGTAATAGACACAACTGGAGCTGGCGACGCGTTTTCTTCGGGATTTATTTTTGGTTTTATCAAATATAAAGGAGATATTAAAAAAGCGTTAAAGCTGGGCGTAAAAAATGGAGCAAGTGTTGTTAAAAAAATAGGCGCGCAAGAAGAGCTGTTGGATATTTTTTAATTTTTAATTTACCAGCTGGTAAATTAAAAATTAAAAATTTTATACCTTATAGTCTTGACAAAAAGCAATATTTTTTTTATTCTTAATATTATTATCGCGGGGTAGAGCAGTGGCAGCTCGTTGGGCCCATAACCCAAAGGTCGCAGGTTCGAATCCTGCCCCCGCAACATGAAGTTTTATTTGTATATTTTACAAAGCAAAAAAATAAAAAAAACAAGTAATGAATAAGGAGGCAAAAAAGGGTGAAGAAAATAGAGGAAAGAATAGGTAAAAAAGTTTTTTGTTGTAAAGATAAAAAAAGAAGGAATGGGACTATAGTTTCGGATTCAGACCCTGAAAAATTGATTGTCTATTTTGACAATCACATCATAAAAAATTGCGCAGGTTGCAGGTTTTTGGCAAAATGAGATATTATAAATTAGTGTGAAACAGGCGTTTGAAAAAACGCCTTTTATTTTTAAAACATTAAAAAGAATACTATTGACTATTTTAAAAAATAATATAAACTATTATAAGTTAGCGTTTTAAGAAAGGGTCGGTACCAAAGCGGTCAAATGGGGCTGACTGTAAATCAGCTGGCTTTGCCTTCGGGGGTTCGAATCCCTCCCGGCCCACAAATCAAAAATTAAATTAATCTATCATGCCCTTAAAAATTAATTTCCTCTGTTTTTAAAACGGACAAAAGGGCAGAAGTTCTGTATTTTAATTAATTAAGTGATTAAAATATAGGAATAAAAGGAAAAATTTATGTCTAAAAAAATAGAACTTTCAGAGATGCTGAAAGCAGGATTGCATTTTGGCCATAGTGTTTCAAAATGGCATCCTAAAATGGAGCCTTACATTTTTACTTCGCGTAACGGAATTCATATTATTAATTTGGAAAAAACAGCTAAAAAGCTTGAAAAAAGTTTAAGTTTTTTAAAGGATTTGTCATCTAATGGCGGTGTAACGCTTTTTTTAGGAAGCAAACCGCAGATTAGAGATATTGTTAAAAAAAGCGCTATAGACGCTGGAGCGTCTTATGTTGTTGATAGATGGTTAGGTGGAACTATTACTAATTTTTCTGTTATTTTTAAAAGCATTAAAAGATATATTCTTTTAAAACAGCAGAAAGAAAAAGGAGAGTGGATAAAATATAAAAAGAAAGAGCAGTTAAGTTTAGGAAAAGAACTTGAAAAATTAGAAAAAAAATTTGGGGGGATAGAAGCACTAAAAAAAATTCCTGATGTTATTTTTGTGGCAGACGCTAAAAATGAAAAAACAGCAATAGCTGAAGCAAAAATAAAAAAAGTTCCTATTGTCGCATTGTGCGATACTAATGTTAATCCAGAAGAAATTGATTATGTAATTCCTGGAAACGACGATTCAATAAAAGGAGTCCAAATGATTTTGGATTTTGTCGCATCAGCGATAAAAGAGGGTAAAGAAATTTTTGATAAAAAGCCGGGTATGATTGAGGAAAAATAATTTGATCAAAAAGATTTATATACAAAAAAAACATATTTGAAATATGTTTTTTTTGTGGTCAATCACTATTTATTAGAATACTTATTACTTTTTCCTTTTTTCTTTTTGTAATTTCTTTTTAATTTAGGCAATTTAACGCCTGTTGTTTCTTTGATTTTCTTTTTTCTGGGCATAGGTTTTGTTATTTTTATTATTTTATGCGGGGACGAAGGGACTCGAACCCTCGGCCTTCTGCGTGACAGGCAGACGCTCTAACCGACTGAGCTACGCCCCCGTGTTAGCTTATAGATTTTAGCTTTACTAGCTTTTAGGAATTTTATTTATATTCTATAAGCTATAAGCTAATGAAGCTAATATTAGGTGGACGATGTAGGATTCGAACCTACGACCCCTTCGGTGTAAACGAAGTGCTCTAACCAACTGAGCTAATCGTCCAAAATTAATTATAAAATATTAAACAATAAGATTTATTATATCAAACCGCAATATTACTGGATATTATAAACCAGCTACCTGTCCCGTCGAATGGCGGGAAGCTAATCGTCCTGATCTGTTATTCTATTTTATCTTTCCAATAAAATTGTTTTTTGGTTTTGATGTACCAATCGCTGATATTTGAAAATCTGTCTGAAGGAATAATAACATTAGATATTTTTACGCCTTTTATATTATTGTCAATCATATAAGAATAAATTGGCTGATAAAGAAATATTGCTGGCGTTTCATCATTAAGAATTTTTTGAAATTCATTATATTTTTCTTTTCTTATTTTGACATCATTTGTCGCAAGGGCTTCTTCTAAAAGTTTATCAACTTTTTTATTGCTGAAGCTTGATAGATTCAGCCCGCCTTTTTTATTTTGCGATGAGTGCCAAAATTGGTAGGGATCAGGATCAAACCCAGTCATTTCTCCATAAAGCAGAATTTCATAATTTTTTTCCTCTATTCTATTTTTTATTTCTGGATTTTCTAATAATTCTATTTCTGTTTTAACACCGATATTTTCCCAATATTTTTTTATTATTTCTGTTATTTCAATGTTTCGTTTAGAATTAGCGGAAACTATAATAACTGTTAGTTCTTTGTCTTCTTTTTCTCCGTCAATAGTTATTTCTTTATGATAAAATTTATCATCTTCATTTTTTATAAATTTTAAACTTTCAATCAATTTTTTACTTTCTTCTGGATTAAAAATATGTTTTTGATTTTCTTTATCAATCCATTTTGTTTTTAATATAGGACCATCAACAATATTTGCTTTATTTTTCAGCAAATCATCAATTATTTTTTCCTGATTAACCGCTAAAGACAATGCTTTTCTGATTTCTTTATTTTTTAAAAGGTCATTTTTATTTTGATTTAAAAATAAAGCCGTGTATTGCTGTATTGGAAAAGAAAAATTATTAAGATGTTCTTTATTTTTTAATTCTTCCTCCATTTCTGTCGGTATAAAGCTTAATCCTTGGACGCTTCTTGTTTTTAACGCTTCTACGGCTTCAATATATGATGAGAAAAAAACAAGAGACAAATTTTTAATAAGTGGTTTTTTTGAATAATATTTATCATTTATTGTAAGTAAATATGATTTTATATTTCCTTCTTCGTCTTTTATAAAAGAGTCTGCTTTATACGGTCCAGATCCAATCGGTTTTAAATTATATTTAGCCAAATTAATATTTGTTAAACTAACTTCTTCCCAAATATGTTTTGGCAAAATGCCAAAAGTCAAAACAGAAATAAACGGAGCATATGGTTCTTCAAGAATAAATTTTAATGTTCTATCATTGATTTTTTCAGTTTTTACCCCCTTAAAGCTAATGCCAAGAAGGCTTTTAACTTTTTGATACTTAGACAGTTCTACGGTAAAAATCACATCGTCAGCCGTGAGCGGTTCATTGTCTTGCCAGAGCAGATTTTCACGCAGATAAAAAATGTATGTTTTTTGGTCTTCGCTTATTTCATATTTTTCACAAAGATCAGGTTTTAACTTTTGGGTTTCTCCGTCATATTTTAACAATCCCGAAAATATCAATTTTACTAAATCAGCGTCCGTGTTGTTTGCTTGGCAAAACAGAGGATTTATGTATTGAGGACTGCCGACTATGGCTTCCGTATATGTTCCAGCGACAGTTGGTATCACTTGAATATGATTTAAATAAAAATTTATAGACAATAAAATCGCGCAAATACAAATAACAACGCTCAAAGATTTGATAATTATTCTTTCTTTGTTTGATAAAAAATGAGGCAATTTTCGCAACTGTTTTAATGTTGGAAAATGTGATTTCGACAGATTTAAAACCAATTTTTTATCTAAAGAATCTTGCAATATATTATCTGAGCGTTTTGTAAATATTTTTCCAATAATCTTATCAATTATATTGTTTATTTTATTTTTTGTAGATATGATGAACAGTTTTATTTTATCCACG
This window contains:
- the rpsB gene encoding 30S ribosomal protein S2; the encoded protein is MSKKIELSEMLKAGLHFGHSVSKWHPKMEPYIFTSRNGIHIINLEKTAKKLEKSLSFLKDLSSNGGVTLFLGSKPQIRDIVKKSAIDAGASYVVDRWLGGTITNFSVIFKSIKRYILLKQQKEKGEWIKYKKKEQLSLGKELEKLEKKFGGIEALKKIPDVIFVADAKNEKTAIAEAKIKKVPIVALCDTNVNPEEIDYVIPGNDDSIKGVQMILDFVASAIKEGKEIFDKKPGMIEEK
- a CDS encoding TatD family hydrolase codes for the protein MLIDTHTHTNFKDFKDDYKNVIGRSLENNTLLINIGSQISTSERAIKIANEYNKGVYATVGLHPIHLQDFYVSEGDMQFKSRKENFNYDSYKKLAENKKVVAIGEIGLDYFHIKDRAVDEIDDKQEEKIKKQQKEIFIKQFKLAQDLGLPVMIHCRDAHNDLIEILRKLKIDYPKAKGVIHCFNQDLIIAKKYFDLDFLISFTGIITFAKGFDWIKDIPEDRFMVETDAPYLTPNPHRGERNEPVYVKYIAKKIAEIRNASFEKIAKITTKNAKNFFQI
- a CDS encoding carbohydrate kinase family protein, with translation MFKAKYDIITIGGVTRDFFVLTEKGVILSKKNIVAKKFLSFELGSKIYAQSLRSSLGGGACNTAVGFSKLGLKTSIKICVNEKEEGDWIKQKLKEKKVDISQVVNTNKEASGFSFIIIDSGIKSKEHIIFSCRGANKYLKINPKEKFNTKWFYLSSFSGDNWQSQLKNINQIIKNQNIKLAFNPGRRQINEGISKLKFILKNTQVLILNREEAIELILLKHYYSQAPHIKLLLKELYVYSPNLIIITDGTNGVYAYDGKKFYKQKSLKVKVIDTTGAGDAFSSGFIFGFIKYKGDIKKALKLGVKNGASVVKKIGAQEELLDIF
- a CDS encoding ABC transporter substrate-binding protein, giving the protein MDKIKLFIISTKNKINNIIDKIIGKIFTKRSDNILQDSLDKKLVLNLSKSHFPTLKQLRKLPHFLSNKERIIIKSLSVVICICAILLSINFYLNHIQVIPTVAGTYTEAIVGSPQYINPLFCQANNTDADLVKLIFSGLLKYDGETQKLKPDLCEKYEISEDQKTYIFYLRENLLWQDNEPLTADDVIFTVELSKYQKVKSLLGISFKGVKTEKINDRTLKFILEEPYAPFISVLTFGILPKHIWEEVSLTNINLAKYNLKPIGSGPYKADSFIKDEEGNIKSYLLTINDKYYSKKPLIKNLSLVFFSSYIEAVEALKTRSVQGLSFIPTEMEEELKNKEHLNNFSFPIQQYTALFLNQNKNDLLKNKEIRKALSLAVNQEKIIDDLLKNKANIVDGPILKTKWIDKENQKHIFNPEESKKLIESLKFIKNEDDKFYHKEITIDGEKEDKELTVIIVSANSKRNIEITEIIKKYWENIGVKTEIELLENPEIKNRIEEKNYEILLYGEMTGFDPDPYQFWHSSQNKKGGLNLSSFSNKKVDKLLEEALATNDVKIRKEKYNEFQKILNDETPAIFLYQPIYSYMIDNNIKGVKISNVIIPSDRFSNISDWYIKTKKQFYWKDKIE
- the rsmI gene encoding 16S rRNA (cytidine(1402)-2'-O)-methyltransferase yields the protein MEQEKTKIYIVATPIGNLEDVTFRAVKILKQVDFILCEDTRIAKRLLNNYEINTPTISYHHHSGKSKIDSIIKLINQKRDLALVTDAGTPGISDPGNELIGEIYKMSLDVLIIPIPGSSAILTLASVAGINMQKFIFLGFPPHKKGREKFFKQVANSKIPVIYYESPYRVLKNLELLQKFCDKKVIIGREMTKIFEEIVRGEISDVLKYFKNKKIKGEFTIIIH
- a CDS encoding CvpA family protein → MIIFDVILLIILTVFVVWGLFAGFIEALGSLVGIVLGIIVAGKYYIVFFGWFDCFLPLGDRTLKVIAFLIIFILTAKLVGLLFFIIDKIFKLISIIPFLKTINRLLGAILGLAEGVFIAGGCVYIISKYPINLWFENSLLNSKLSPILLKFFHPLVALLPKILQEIKSLI
- the metG gene encoding methionine--tRNA ligase encodes the protein MKFYVTTPIFYINAKPHIGHAYTTIAADVLARYHKIIGDKTFFLTGVDEHGASIEKKAKKANLDPKKFADKISAEFQLTWDELDISNDFFIRTTEAKHKKTVQNALQYLYDNGDIYLGKYEGLYCKGCEQYKSEKDLIDGKCPDHQKNPEKISEECYMFKMSAYQDKLLELIKTDKLKIRPIERKNEILNFYKDGLKDISFSRKNVKWGIQLPWDKSQTVYVWADAFLNYLTGLGWDGNLKKIPEMWPADIHLMSKDILRVHSTIWLAMLLALDLPLPKQLFIHGYFLIDGQKMSKSIGNVIAPKDLVKKYGVDGTRYLLMSATPFGHDGDVGLKKFDEKYNADLANGLGNLVARSITLVEKMQDVGIKMQNINKKLQITNSKSQINPKLQISNYKIDKSWKNYMDSLKNLQIDKAIDTFKSEIKILDNYITSTKPWEMIKNKDEQVKVIMYFILEKLRHIAWMLLPFMPDTAEKIWESLGLDITEEKEKKFSKATKWGGLNPKTKIKKSKPLFPRIN
- a CDS encoding ferredoxin, encoding MLRINKDICIGCGTCESLCPEVFEMNDADKAKVKPKAPNGISCIQEAIDSCPVQAISK